A region from the Sandaracinus amylolyticus genome encodes:
- a CDS encoding sigma-54-dependent Fis family transcriptional regulator, producing the protein MGARSDDETVRRERDVFLRVLELGGERDPRLFLDQALELFLELTGAQLGYLALSSSAIDAPEFETSRGIDTQATSDVRRSVSQGIIAAALSQGETIQTLSAIADGRFSDRPSVKRSQIGAVLCAPIGSLGVVYVQETRGGRPFPPDVEQYAALVARLLAPAARSVLAERAAVVTSDPTRPYRERLRLDDIVGRSAALANVFRHVGLVAPLDIDLLITGPSGTGKSQLARAIIANSRRAAGPFIEVNCAAVPEALFESELFGARRGAHSTAFHDTEGRVAAAEGGTLFLDEIAELSLASQAKLLTLLQARTYQPLGAPAPRRADIRVIAATNSDLAHAVEERRFREDLFYRLSVMPVDVPALSARSDDIAPLASHFCERAAERHGLGRIAMTRDALSACEAHDWPGNVRQLAHAIEAGVIRAAGSGRQSVHASDVFPSSRDSAVAETLGEATRAFQARYIRDVLTSVDWNVSEAARRLDIARSHLYTLIRTHDIRRER; encoded by the coding sequence ATGGGCGCTCGATCCGACGACGAGACCGTCCGACGCGAACGCGACGTCTTCCTGCGCGTCCTCGAGCTCGGCGGCGAGCGCGATCCACGCCTCTTCCTCGACCAAGCGCTCGAGCTCTTCCTCGAGCTGACCGGCGCACAGCTCGGCTACCTCGCGCTCTCGTCGAGCGCGATCGACGCGCCCGAGTTCGAGACGTCGCGCGGGATCGACACCCAGGCGACCAGCGACGTCCGCCGCTCGGTCTCACAGGGCATCATCGCCGCCGCGCTCTCGCAGGGCGAGACCATCCAGACGCTCTCCGCGATCGCCGATGGGCGCTTCAGCGATCGCCCGAGCGTGAAGCGCAGTCAGATCGGCGCGGTCCTCTGCGCGCCGATCGGCTCGCTCGGCGTCGTCTACGTCCAAGAGACGCGCGGCGGTCGCCCCTTCCCGCCCGATGTCGAGCAATACGCCGCGCTCGTCGCGCGCTTGCTCGCGCCCGCCGCGCGCAGCGTGCTCGCGGAGCGCGCCGCGGTCGTCACCAGCGATCCCACGCGCCCCTATCGCGAGCGCCTCCGCCTCGACGACATCGTCGGCCGAAGCGCTGCGCTCGCGAACGTGTTCCGCCACGTCGGGCTGGTCGCACCGCTCGACATCGATCTCCTGATCACGGGCCCTTCGGGCACCGGAAAGTCGCAGCTCGCGCGCGCGATCATCGCGAACAGCCGCCGCGCCGCGGGCCCGTTCATCGAGGTCAACTGCGCGGCCGTGCCCGAAGCGCTCTTCGAGAGCGAGCTCTTCGGCGCACGACGAGGCGCGCACTCCACCGCGTTCCACGACACCGAAGGTCGCGTCGCCGCCGCCGAAGGAGGCACGCTCTTCCTCGACGAGATCGCGGAGCTCTCGCTCGCGAGCCAAGCGAAGCTCCTCACGCTCCTCCAAGCGCGCACGTACCAGCCGCTCGGCGCGCCCGCGCCGCGTCGCGCCGACATCCGCGTGATCGCCGCGACGAACTCCGATCTCGCGCACGCCGTCGAAGAGCGTCGGTTCCGCGAGGACCTCTTCTATCGACTCTCCGTCATGCCGGTCGACGTCCCTGCGCTCTCCGCACGCAGCGACGACATCGCGCCGCTCGCGAGCCATTTCTGCGAGCGCGCCGCGGAGCGACACGGCCTCGGGCGCATCGCCATGACGCGCGACGCGCTCAGCGCGTGCGAGGCCCACGACTGGCCCGGCAACGTGCGGCAGCTCGCGCACGCGATCGAGGCCGGCGTCATCCGCGCCGCGGGCAGTGGGCGCCAGTCGGTGCACGCGTCGGACGTGTTCCCCTCGTCGCGCGACTCCGCCGTCGCCGAGACACTCGGTGAAGCGACTCGCGCATTCCAGGCGCGCTACATCCGCGACGTGCTCACGAGCGTCGATTGGAACGTGTCCGAGGCCGCGCGCCGTCTCGACATCGCGCGCTCGCACCTCTACACGCTGATCCGGACTCACGACATCCGCCGGGAGCGATGA
- the amrS gene encoding AmmeMemoRadiSam system radical SAM enzyme, with protein sequence MRARIEPGVVAGGWWEKLEDGRVRCDRCPRRCTLHAGQRGFCFVRQERDGAIVLTSYGQGSGLCVDPIEKKPLSHFHPGTSVLSFGTIGCNLGCKFCQNWDISKTREMARAHEHATPEQIATLARELGCRSVAFTYNDPVTWAEYAIDSAHAARELGLATVAVTAGYVDPKAREQFFRAMDAANVDLKAFTEDFYKRVCAARRAPVLETIEWLHRETSVWLELTTLLIPGHNDSDAEIEQLASWVLDRLGPDVPLHFTAFHPDFRMEDVPPTPPETLRRARARARSLGLHHVYTGNVRDEEGAATLCASCGARVIAREGYRVREYALDARGACTSCGAVLAGRFDSTPREVVQRRRVSLVT encoded by the coding sequence ATGCGCGCGCGGATCGAGCCCGGAGTCGTGGCGGGCGGATGGTGGGAGAAGCTCGAGGACGGGCGCGTGCGCTGCGATCGCTGTCCGCGGCGCTGCACGCTGCACGCGGGACAGCGCGGCTTCTGCTTCGTGCGCCAGGAGCGCGACGGCGCGATCGTGCTCACGAGCTACGGGCAGGGCTCCGGGCTCTGCGTCGATCCCATCGAGAAGAAGCCGCTCTCGCACTTCCATCCCGGCACCTCGGTGCTCTCGTTCGGCACGATCGGCTGCAACCTCGGATGCAAGTTCTGTCAGAACTGGGACATCTCGAAGACGCGCGAGATGGCACGCGCGCACGAGCACGCGACGCCCGAGCAGATCGCGACGCTCGCGCGCGAGCTCGGCTGCCGCAGCGTCGCGTTCACGTACAACGATCCCGTCACGTGGGCGGAGTACGCGATCGACAGCGCGCATGCGGCGCGCGAGCTCGGCCTCGCGACGGTCGCGGTGACCGCGGGCTACGTCGATCCGAAGGCGCGCGAGCAGTTCTTCCGCGCGATGGACGCCGCGAACGTCGATCTCAAGGCGTTCACCGAGGACTTCTACAAGCGCGTGTGCGCCGCGCGCCGCGCACCGGTGCTCGAGACGATCGAGTGGCTGCACCGCGAGACGAGCGTGTGGCTCGAGCTCACGACGCTGCTCATCCCGGGGCACAACGACTCCGATGCCGAGATCGAGCAGCTCGCGTCGTGGGTGCTCGATCGGCTCGGGCCCGACGTGCCGCTGCACTTCACCGCGTTCCATCCGGACTTCCGCATGGAGGACGTGCCGCCCACGCCGCCCGAGACGCTGCGCCGAGCGCGAGCGCGCGCGAGGTCGCTCGGGCTGCACCACGTGTACACCGGGAACGTGCGCGACGAAGAGGGCGCGGCGACGCTCTGCGCGTCGTGCGGCGCGCGGGTGATCGCGCGCGAGGGGTACCGCGTGCGCGAGTACGCGCTCGATGCGCGCGGCGCATGCACGTCGTGCGGCGCGGTGCTCGCCGGGCGCTTCGACTCGACGCCGCGCGAGGTCGTGCAGCGACGTCGCGTGTCGCTCGTGACGTGA
- a CDS encoding RtcB family protein — protein sequence MQMQTHHVDMHAPLERIDEVTWELPSCYRRDMRVPVRIFADEALIESALHDRCLEQLVNVATLHGVVRHVLAMPDVHEGYGFPVGGVAATALPDGVISPGGIGFDVNCGVRLLVSTLRATDVAHALPAVMHEISRSIPTGYGHGGRTALDDAEMDRVLAGGAQYLVRERHAGIADDLDHIESGGMLPGAEPALVSERARTRGRDQLGTLGGGNHFLEVQRVAHVHDEALATRLGIAEGQVTVLIHTGSRGLGHQVCTDFVRRMDERSDALGIVLPDRQLACAPLSSPEGRDYLAAMAAAANFAFANRQTITHAVRAIFARMLHTLGDPTLRLVYDVAHNVAKIERYPEGELCVHRKGATRALGPSSDDLAPALRGIGQPVLIPGSMGTASLVMVGRDASAGLSFSSACHGAGRVMSRGAARRAIQGHVLRHQLEARGIVVKCPSSPELAEEAPLAYKDVDRVVDVVERAGIATKVARLEPIGVLKG from the coding sequence ATGCAGATGCAGACGCACCACGTGGACATGCACGCACCGCTCGAGCGCATCGACGAGGTGACGTGGGAGCTGCCCTCCTGTTATCGGCGCGACATGCGAGTGCCGGTCCGCATCTTCGCGGACGAGGCACTGATCGAGTCGGCGCTGCACGACCGATGTCTCGAGCAGCTCGTGAACGTCGCGACGCTCCACGGCGTGGTGCGCCACGTGCTCGCGATGCCCGACGTGCACGAAGGCTATGGGTTCCCGGTGGGCGGGGTCGCAGCGACGGCGCTGCCCGACGGAGTGATCTCGCCCGGCGGCATCGGCTTCGACGTGAACTGCGGCGTGCGCCTCCTGGTCTCGACGCTGCGCGCGACCGACGTCGCGCACGCGCTCCCCGCGGTCATGCACGAGATCTCGCGCTCGATCCCGACGGGCTACGGCCACGGAGGTCGCACCGCGCTCGACGACGCGGAGATGGATCGCGTGCTCGCGGGCGGCGCGCAGTACCTAGTTCGCGAGCGACACGCCGGGATCGCCGATGACCTCGATCACATCGAGTCGGGCGGGATGCTCCCCGGCGCCGAGCCCGCGCTGGTCTCGGAGCGCGCGCGCACGCGTGGTCGCGACCAGCTCGGCACGCTCGGTGGCGGCAACCACTTCCTCGAGGTGCAGCGCGTCGCGCACGTGCACGACGAAGCGCTCGCCACGCGGCTCGGCATCGCGGAGGGCCAGGTGACCGTGCTGATCCACACCGGATCGCGCGGCCTCGGTCACCAGGTGTGCACCGACTTCGTGCGCCGCATGGACGAGCGCTCCGATGCGCTCGGGATCGTGCTCCCCGATCGCCAGCTCGCGTGCGCGCCGCTCTCGTCGCCCGAAGGGCGCGACTACCTCGCGGCGATGGCGGCCGCCGCGAATTTCGCGTTCGCGAACCGTCAGACGATCACTCATGCGGTGCGCGCGATCTTCGCGCGCATGCTGCACACGCTCGGCGATCCGACGCTGCGCCTCGTCTACGACGTCGCGCACAACGTCGCGAAGATCGAGCGCTACCCCGAGGGCGAGCTGTGCGTGCACCGCAAGGGCGCGACGCGCGCGCTCGGCCCTTCGAGCGACGATCTCGCGCCTGCGCTGCGCGGCATCGGTCAGCCGGTGCTGATCCCCGGCAGCATGGGCACCGCGTCGTTGGTGATGGTCGGTCGCGACGCGTCGGCCGGGCTCTCGTTCTCGAGCGCGTGCCACGGCGCCGGTCGCGTGATGAGCCGCGGCGCGGCGCGGCGCGCGATCCAGGGTCACGTGCTGCGCCACCAGCTCGAAGCGCGCGGCATCGTCGTGAAGTGCCCGTCGAGCCCGGAGCTCGCGGAGGAAGCGCCGCTCGCCTACAAGGACGTCGATCGCGTGGTCGACGTCGTCGAGCGCGCCGGCATCGCGACGAAGGTCGCGCGTCTCGAGCCGATCGGCGTGCTGAAAGGATGA
- a CDS encoding sigma-54-dependent transcriptional regulator, whose amino-acid sequence MGRVLVVDDEAAMRFALAELLREHGHEAVLAPGGHEALASLDRVDTVIVDYAMPEMDGLELLERIRQRDASIPVVMVTAHGSERLAVHAIQRGAYDYLHKPFEPDELARVIDRAVEASLLRREERRGRIERSVGKRVIAESASMRRLLADVERIARRDITVLVTGESGTGKEVIASLLHAQSPRANGSLVRFNCAALPGELAEAELFGHAKGAFTGASAQRSGFFARADGGTLVLDEVGELPLAIQAKLLRALQNGEIQPVGAGRTDRVDARVVACTNRDLEADASSGRFRSDLYFRLAVVVLRVPPLRERREDIPALARELCARYGERFGIGDVRLSERLVAELARRDWPGNVRELENAIARLVGLSDGGEIDLDRLEDARPAPEPRESETEGAGLSLREQVQAFERGLIVRALEEAHGNQVRAAQALRTSRATLIDKMRKYGLRRPSDRDDEDDDDT is encoded by the coding sequence ATGGGACGAGTCCTCGTCGTCGACGACGAAGCCGCGATGCGCTTCGCGCTCGCCGAGCTCCTTCGCGAGCACGGTCACGAAGCAGTGCTCGCGCCGGGCGGTCACGAGGCGCTCGCCTCGCTCGATCGCGTCGACACGGTGATCGTCGACTACGCGATGCCCGAGATGGACGGCCTCGAGCTGCTCGAGCGCATCCGCCAGCGCGACGCGTCGATCCCGGTGGTGATGGTCACCGCGCACGGCTCGGAGCGCCTCGCGGTGCACGCGATCCAACGCGGCGCGTACGACTACCTGCACAAGCCGTTCGAGCCCGACGAGCTCGCTCGCGTGATCGATCGCGCGGTCGAAGCGTCGCTGCTGCGTCGCGAGGAGCGGCGCGGGCGCATCGAGCGCAGCGTGGGCAAGCGCGTGATCGCGGAGAGCGCGTCGATGCGGCGCCTGCTCGCCGACGTCGAGCGGATCGCGCGGCGCGACATCACGGTGCTCGTCACCGGCGAGAGCGGCACCGGCAAGGAAGTGATCGCGTCGTTGCTCCACGCGCAGAGCCCGCGCGCGAACGGATCGCTGGTGCGCTTCAACTGCGCGGCGCTGCCGGGCGAGCTCGCGGAGGCGGAGCTCTTCGGGCACGCGAAGGGCGCGTTCACCGGCGCGAGCGCGCAGCGCTCGGGGTTCTTCGCGCGCGCCGACGGCGGGACGCTCGTCCTCGACGAGGTCGGCGAGCTGCCCCTCGCGATCCAGGCGAAGCTCCTGCGCGCGCTGCAGAACGGCGAGATCCAGCCGGTCGGCGCGGGACGCACCGATCGCGTCGACGCGCGCGTGGTCGCGTGCACCAACCGCGATCTCGAAGCGGACGCGAGCAGCGGGCGCTTCCGCTCGGATCTCTACTTCCGGCTCGCGGTCGTGGTGCTGCGCGTACCTCCGCTGCGCGAGCGTCGCGAGGACATCCCCGCGCTCGCGCGCGAGCTCTGCGCGCGCTACGGCGAGCGCTTCGGGATCGGCGACGTGCGGCTCTCGGAGCGCCTCGTCGCGGAGCTCGCGCGCCGTGACTGGCCGGGCAACGTGCGCGAGCTCGAGAACGCGATCGCGCGCCTCGTCGGCTTGAGCGACGGCGGCGAGATCGACCTCGATCGCCTCGAGGACGCGCGCCCCGCGCCCGAGCCGCGCGAGAGCGAGACCGAGGGCGCGGGTCTCTCCCTGCGCGAGCAGGTGCAGGCGTTCGAGCGCGGCCTGATCGTGCGCGCGCTCGAAGAAGCGCACGGCAACCAGGTGCGCGCCGCCCAGGCGCTGCGCACGAGCCGCGCGACGCTGATCGACAAGATGCGCAAGTACGGCCTCCGTCGTCCGAGCGATCGCGACGACGAGGACGACGACGACACCTGA
- a CDS encoding MerR family transcriptional regulator, translating into MDDELALTIRDAAARTGLSPHTLRYYERIGLLGRVPRASSGHRRCGARELRMIEFLRKLQATGMPIRDMLRYAALVRRGDETRAARRALLEQHEARVQARLDELEGHLAIIRKKIAMYGEAPAITKKKGTKTR; encoded by the coding sequence ATGGACGACGAGCTCGCGCTCACGATCCGCGACGCCGCAGCGCGCACCGGTCTGTCGCCTCACACGCTGCGCTACTACGAGCGCATCGGGCTGCTCGGGCGCGTGCCGCGCGCATCGAGCGGACACCGACGCTGCGGCGCGCGCGAGCTCCGGATGATCGAGTTCCTCCGGAAGCTGCAGGCCACCGGGATGCCCATCCGCGACATGCTCCGCTACGCCGCGCTGGTGCGGCGCGGCGACGAGACGCGCGCCGCGCGACGCGCGCTGCTCGAGCAGCACGAAGCGCGCGTGCAGGCGCGGCTCGACGAGCTCGAGGGTCACCTCGCGATCATCCGCAAGAAGATCGCGATGTACGGCGAGGCGCCTGCCATCACGAAGAAGAAGGGAACGAAGACGCGATGA
- a CDS encoding ribose-phosphate diphosphokinase encodes MEPCVVIGSAHRALGEQVAREVGVAPARCTIARFPDGEIHVELGEHVAGRDVFVVQPTIAPVGETLLELLLVADAARRAGAARVIALVSYFGYARADRRTRAGQPLAARVAAALFERTLFDRVVAIDLHSAPIEGFFSIPLEHLDAVPRLASVLEEVLPERAVIVSPDLGASKRADALAARWRLPVAIVHKTRVSGSDVIAREVTGDVSGRRPVIVDDMISTGGTLVTATEALLAHGALDRPVIAATHALCVGDSIAKLAAIGVERLVATDSVPPPSAPFDVRVVSVAPLLADAVRHIASSRDAALPRS; translated from the coding sequence GTGGAGCCCTGTGTCGTGATCGGGTCCGCTCACCGCGCGCTCGGCGAGCAGGTCGCGCGCGAGGTCGGCGTCGCGCCCGCGCGCTGCACGATCGCGCGCTTCCCCGATGGCGAGATCCACGTCGAGCTCGGCGAGCACGTGGCCGGGCGCGACGTGTTCGTCGTGCAGCCGACGATCGCGCCGGTGGGCGAGACGCTGCTCGAGCTGCTGCTGGTCGCCGATGCCGCGCGTCGAGCGGGCGCAGCGCGCGTGATCGCGCTCGTCTCGTACTTCGGCTACGCACGCGCTGATCGCCGGACCCGCGCGGGGCAGCCGCTCGCAGCGCGCGTCGCGGCCGCGCTCTTCGAGCGCACGCTCTTCGATCGTGTGGTCGCGATCGACCTGCACTCCGCGCCGATCGAGGGCTTCTTCTCGATCCCGCTGGAGCACCTCGACGCGGTGCCGCGGCTCGCGAGCGTGCTCGAGGAGGTGCTCCCCGAGCGGGCGGTGATCGTCTCGCCCGATCTCGGCGCGTCGAAGCGCGCCGACGCGCTCGCCGCGCGCTGGAGGTTGCCGGTCGCGATCGTGCACAAGACGCGCGTGTCGGGCAGCGACGTGATCGCGCGCGAGGTGACGGGTGACGTGTCCGGCCGACGTCCCGTGATCGTCGACGACATGATCTCGACCGGCGGCACGCTCGTCACCGCGACCGAGGCGCTGCTCGCGCACGGCGCGCTCGACCGGCCGGTGATCGCGGCGACCCACGCGCTCTGCGTCGGCGATTCGATCGCGAAGCTCGCAGCGATCGGCGTGGAGCGGCTCGTCGCGACCGACAGCGTCCCGCCGCCGAGCGCGCCGTTCGACGTGCGCGTCGTGAGCGTGGCTCCGCTGCTCGCCGACGCGGTGCGACACATCGCGTCCTCGCGCGACGCCGCGCTCCCGCGGAGCTGA
- a CDS encoding helix-turn-helix transcriptional regulator translates to MKTVENLNHGRFSTSVGSPVHDQNLNHGRPAVLPTGHSGPLPSSPPNTSFSLRRRSALAQDLLPRPVMLLPATEFFVCDPTGSPEYGSLPTLDPEAQRRLANAYAAGVDAIWLDGRRAMLRNLSGPSRRFLVVLVHARGGSLSQRQREVAECAAAGATVEEIARHLGISQNTVRHHLKAVYRALEVGSRLELSRALGHLAA, encoded by the coding sequence GTGAAGACGGTCGAGAACCTCAACCACGGTCGGTTCTCGACCTCGGTCGGGAGCCCCGTACACGACCAAAACCTCAACCACGGTCGGCCCGCTGTCCTCCCCACCGGACACTCCGGGCCGCTCCCGTCCAGCCCACCGAACACCTCGTTCTCGCTCCGTCGCAGATCCGCGTTGGCGCAGGATCTGCTGCCGCGCCCCGTCATGCTGCTGCCGGCGACCGAGTTCTTCGTGTGTGATCCCACGGGCTCCCCGGAGTACGGCTCGCTGCCGACCCTCGATCCAGAAGCCCAGCGCCGCCTCGCCAACGCGTACGCCGCAGGCGTCGACGCCATCTGGCTCGACGGTCGACGCGCGATGCTCCGCAACCTCTCGGGCCCGAGCCGCCGCTTCCTCGTCGTGCTCGTCCACGCGCGCGGCGGCAGCCTCAGCCAACGCCAGCGCGAGGTCGCCGAGTGCGCCGCCGCCGGCGCGACCGTCGAAGAGATCGCGCGTCACCTCGGCATCTCGCAGAACACCGTTCGGCACCACCTCAAGGCCGTGTACCGCGCGCTCGAAGTCGGCAGCCGCCTCGAGCTCTCGCGCGCGCTCGGTCACCTCGCGGCCTGA
- a CDS encoding sensor histidine kinase, producing MGFLHPRRRSFPGWGIDDPEHRLVRAKMRAVRKHQGFGKVATLVAFHVLLAALLCAAGYPFPRILAIGCVGLCAWLLERRLEDCLSPGFHSLKVLPPVVIVAITGGVRSPMFPAFVFGCAPFLMLVAYGERRGRWMWAGAAVIAVMTFLPEEVRGPALPAPYDMLLTGGTMVVALSVVGTLVERMEIADRFVDSEMQKLRGDLLHEALERSRTFEAVAAKVGHELKTPIAAIRVLADIEHRHAKDDASRERLATVIGEARRMQEIVNDYLVLAKPVEALEIAPYDLSTVIGEVASSFRETAERAGVEVRASADSGTTMRGDRRRIREALTNLVSNAVQASERGGVVSIDLGCDDDHASVEVRDEGRGIPAHLLPRVGTAFFTTREGGTGLGVVLARTVVMQHGGRLSIDSQEGLGTTVHVVLPRHAVSNGASSIEGNV from the coding sequence ATGGGATTCCTTCATCCGCGACGCCGTTCGTTCCCGGGCTGGGGAATCGACGATCCCGAGCACCGGCTCGTCCGCGCGAAGATGCGCGCGGTGCGGAAGCACCAGGGCTTCGGAAAGGTCGCGACGCTCGTCGCGTTCCACGTGCTGCTCGCTGCGCTGCTCTGCGCGGCCGGCTATCCGTTTCCGCGCATCCTCGCGATCGGCTGCGTCGGGCTCTGCGCGTGGTTGCTCGAGCGCCGGCTCGAGGACTGCTTGAGCCCCGGGTTCCACAGCCTGAAGGTCCTGCCTCCGGTCGTCATCGTCGCGATCACGGGCGGCGTGCGCAGCCCGATGTTCCCGGCGTTCGTGTTCGGGTGCGCGCCGTTCCTGATGCTCGTCGCGTACGGCGAGCGGCGTGGTCGATGGATGTGGGCGGGCGCGGCGGTGATCGCGGTCATGACGTTCTTGCCCGAGGAAGTGCGCGGGCCCGCGCTCCCCGCGCCTTACGACATGCTGCTCACCGGCGGCACGATGGTCGTCGCGCTCTCGGTCGTCGGCACGCTCGTCGAGCGCATGGAGATCGCCGATCGCTTCGTCGACTCCGAGATGCAGAAGCTGCGCGGCGATCTGCTCCACGAAGCGCTCGAGCGATCGCGCACGTTCGAGGCCGTCGCCGCGAAGGTCGGCCACGAGCTGAAGACGCCGATCGCCGCGATCCGCGTGCTCGCCGACATCGAGCACCGGCACGCGAAGGACGACGCGTCGCGCGAGCGCCTCGCGACGGTGATCGGCGAAGCGCGCCGCATGCAGGAGATCGTCAACGACTACCTCGTGCTCGCGAAGCCGGTCGAGGCGCTCGAGATCGCGCCCTACGATCTCTCGACCGTGATCGGCGAGGTCGCGAGCTCGTTCCGCGAGACCGCCGAGCGCGCCGGCGTCGAGGTGCGCGCCAGCGCCGACTCCGGCACGACGATGCGCGGCGATCGCCGCCGCATCCGCGAGGCGCTGACCAACCTCGTCTCGAACGCGGTGCAGGCCAGCGAGCGCGGCGGCGTGGTCTCGATCGATCTCGGCTGCGACGACGATCACGCGAGCGTCGAGGTGCGCGACGAAGGACGAGGCATCCCCGCGCACCTGCTGCCGCGCGTGGGCACGGCGTTCTTCACGACGCGCGAGGGCGGCACGGGCCTCGGCGTGGTGCTCGCGCGCACGGTCGTGATGCAGCACGGCGGTCGGCTCTCGATCGACAGCCAGGAGGGCCTCGGCACGACGGTGCACGTCGTCCTGCCGCGCCACGCAGTGAGCAACGGCGCGAGCTCGATCGAGGGGAACGTTTGA
- a CDS encoding aldo/keto reductase codes for MKTRTLGRSGLSVSALGLGCMGMSDFYAGRDDAESRATLEHALARGVTFFDTADMYGTGENEKLLGPFVQKHRDRVVLATKFGIVREPNDASVRGIDGSPAYVKKACDASLKRLGIETIDLYYLHRKDPRVPIEETVGAMAELVRAGKVRHLGLSEVGPKTLRAACAVHPIAALQSEYSLWTREPEDGTLAACRELGVGFVAYSPLGRGFLTGQIKRFEDLAADDYRRHSPRFQGEAFAKNLELVAHVQALAAKKGCTAAQLALAWVLAQGEDVVPIPGTKRRKYLDENLGALDVTLTREELAEIERIAPKGVAAGERYPAAAMAMLPD; via the coding sequence ATGAAGACGCGCACGCTCGGGCGCTCCGGTCTCTCGGTGTCCGCCCTGGGCCTCGGCTGCATGGGGATGAGCGACTTCTACGCAGGACGCGACGACGCGGAGTCGCGCGCGACGCTCGAGCACGCGCTCGCGCGCGGCGTGACGTTCTTCGACACGGCCGACATGTACGGGACCGGCGAGAACGAGAAGCTGCTCGGGCCGTTCGTGCAGAAGCACCGGGACCGTGTGGTGCTCGCGACGAAGTTCGGCATCGTGCGCGAGCCGAACGATGCGAGCGTGCGTGGGATCGACGGCTCGCCCGCGTACGTGAAGAAGGCGTGCGACGCGAGCCTGAAGCGGCTCGGGATCGAGACGATCGATCTCTACTACCTGCATCGGAAGGACCCGCGGGTGCCGATCGAGGAGACGGTCGGTGCGATGGCGGAGCTGGTGCGCGCGGGGAAGGTGCGGCACCTCGGGCTGTCGGAGGTCGGGCCGAAGACGCTGCGCGCTGCGTGCGCGGTGCATCCGATCGCGGCGCTGCAGAGCGAGTACTCGCTCTGGACGCGCGAGCCGGAGGACGGAACGCTCGCGGCGTGTCGCGAGCTGGGCGTGGGGTTCGTCGCGTACTCGCCGCTCGGTCGTGGGTTCCTCACCGGGCAGATCAAGCGGTTCGAGGATCTCGCGGCGGACGACTACCGGCGTCACTCGCCGCGGTTCCAGGGCGAGGCGTTCGCGAAGAACCTCGAGCTCGTCGCGCACGTGCAGGCGCTCGCGGCAAAGAAGGGGTGCACGGCGGCGCAGCTCGCGCTGGCGTGGGTGCTCGCGCAGGGCGAGGACGTCGTGCCGATCCCGGGGACGAAGCGGCGGAAGTACCTCGACGAGAACCTCGGCGCGCTGGACGTGACGCTGACGCGCGAGGAGCTCGCGGAGATCGAGCGCATCGCGCCGAAGGGGGTGGCGGCCGGGGAGCGGTATCCGGCGGCGGCGATGGCGATGTTGCCGGACTGA
- a CDS encoding archease, whose product MGATHSFEEHVGEVRVRIDASTIDELFAEAGRAFAALACGELPRVGDHAERIAVRARDRDALLVALLDELVYRAEVEGRVYPTLEARLRSDRELEATLHAAPPDVRPRLHVKAATLHDLAIIEAPCGVSATVVLDV is encoded by the coding sequence GTGGGCGCCACGCATTCGTTCGAGGAGCACGTCGGCGAGGTGCGCGTCCGCATCGACGCGAGCACGATCGACGAGCTCTTCGCGGAGGCGGGACGCGCGTTCGCAGCGCTCGCGTGCGGCGAGCTGCCGCGCGTCGGCGATCACGCCGAGCGCATCGCGGTGCGCGCGCGCGATCGCGACGCGCTCTTGGTCGCGCTGCTCGACGAGCTCGTCTACCGCGCCGAGGTCGAGGGGCGTGTGTACCCGACGCTCGAGGCGCGGCTGCGCTCCGATCGCGAGCTCGAAGCGACGCTCCACGCCGCGCCTCCCGACGTGCGCCCGCGCCTGCACGTGAAGGCCGCGACGCTGCACGACCTCGCGATCATCGAGGCGCCTTGCGGCGTGTCCGCGACGGTCGTGCTCGACGTGTGA
- a CDS encoding CBS domain-containing protein — MTTMGELCNRTVSIVEPRERVIDAARRMRDHHVGCLVVVEDRDGARVPVGLVTDRDLVVGALATRPGSIEQLEVRDVMSAHLVIAREEEPLLDALSRMRAHGVRRVPVVDRVGVLQGIFAVDDILEHVTEHLDQLVRLLGRERDHERDATSPRAPS; from the coding sequence ATGACGACGATGGGTGAGCTCTGCAATCGCACGGTGTCGATCGTCGAGCCGCGCGAGCGGGTGATCGATGCGGCGCGGCGCATGCGCGATCACCACGTCGGGTGTCTCGTCGTGGTCGAGGATCGCGACGGCGCGCGCGTGCCGGTCGGCCTGGTGACCGATCGTGATCTCGTCGTCGGCGCGCTCGCGACGCGGCCGGGCTCGATCGAGCAGCTCGAGGTGCGCGACGTGATGAGCGCGCACCTGGTGATCGCGCGCGAGGAGGAGCCGCTGCTCGACGCGCTCTCGCGCATGCGCGCCCACGGCGTGCGACGCGTCCCGGTCGTCGATCGTGTCGGCGTGCTGCAGGGGATCTTCGCGGTCGACGACATCCTCGAGCACGTGACCGAGCACCTCGATCAGCTCGTGCGGCTGCTCGGACGAGAGCGCGACCACGAGCGCGACGCGACCTCGCCTCGTGCGCCGAGCTGA